A stretch of the Chanos chanos chromosome 1, fChaCha1.1, whole genome shotgun sequence genome encodes the following:
- the elmod3 gene encoding ELMO domain-containing protein 3, which yields MEGDVAVTTYSEGLNGLPEECKQNEDLTNGHSNRKPVSSGLKEHINGNSRLKSVPISALKQNGLLQSLASGGDQKKTEEVNSEVERAQEEWDALESIQPVLPEELTPSPLISFNEALQHFQTTDLGDLLKNIQPTIRRTGLAAITHFLFGPPRLHRELIEERDLVFAIAQCSLDNGQPVHMRVLQTIYKKLTNSRADCPRFGPHWENVGFQGADPATDLRGTGFLGLMHTLYLVMNPETLPLARDIYKLSQHPVQNFPFSVMSINVTRVALHALREEVLSKECNRRQQVVGVLNDYYVATFLHLFQLWKSQQKTISDSGHVLKEVEMFAKKNPKQLLRRLEGFLKERRAGIGHRASPDTMSHSNTSPGDRGSRAGGQGPKEGKEMNFTGVCELPPEMEGEARLI from the exons GGCTTGAATGGTTTACCGGAAGAATGCAAACAGAATGAAGATCTCACCAATGGACACTCCAACCGCAAACCTGTGA GTAGTGGCCTCAAAGAACACATCAATGGGAATTCTCGTCTGAAATCTGTTCCG ATTTCAGCACTAAAACAGAATGGACTATTACAGTCTCTGGCTTCAGGAGgagatcagaaaaaaacagaag AGGTGAACTCTGAGGTGGAGCGTGCTCAAGAGGAATGGGACGCTCTGGAGAGCATCCAACCAG TCCTCCCAGAGGAGCTGACTCCCTCTCCTCTGATCTCCTTCAATGAGGCCCTCCAGCACTTCCAGACCACAGACCTGGGGGACCtgctg aagaaCATCCAGCCCACCATTCGTAGAACAGGCTTGGCTGCCATcacacacttcctgtttggcccGCCCAGGCTGCACCGAGAGCTCATAGAGGAGAGAGACCTGGTGTTTGCCATTGCCCAGT GCTCTCTGGATAACGGTCAGCCCGTACACATGCGTGTGCTACAGACTATCTACAAGAAACTGACCAACAGCCGTGCAGACTGCCCCCGCTTCGGCCCACACTGGGAGAACGTAGGCTTCCAGG GTGCAGACCCTGCCACTGATCTGCGTGGGACAGGTTTTCTGGGGCTGATGCACACTCTGTATCTGGTCATGAATCCTGAAACACTACCATTAGCCAGGGACATCTATAAACTCTCCCAGCATCCTGTACAG AACTTTCCCTTCAGCGTGATGTCTATCAACGTGACCCGCGTGGCTCTTCACGCCCTCAGAGAAGAAGTGCTGTCCAA GGAGTGTAACCGAAGGCAGCAGGTCGTGGGAGTGCTGAATGACTACTACGTGGCCACGTTCCTGCACCTGTTCCAGCTGTGGAAGTCTCAGCAGAAAACCATCTCCGACTCAGGCCACGTtctcaaag AAGTGGAAATGTTTGCCAAGAAGAATCCCAAACAGCTACTGAGACGCCTTGAGGGCTTCCTGAAGGAAAGACGCGCCGGGATTGGACACAGAGCGTCACCTGACACGATGTCACATAGCAACACCTCCCCTGGTGACAGGGGCTCACGGGCAGGGGGGCAAGGGCCAAAGGAGGGTAAAGAGATGAACTTTACTGGAGTGTGTGAACTACCGCCTGAGATGGAGGGGGAAGCTCGCCtcatctga